From Microbacterium rhizosphaerae:
CATCTGCGCGTAGCCGACGGCGAACAGCAGCAGGATGACCGCGACGATGAAGAAGGATGCGGGGGCGCCTCCGCCGTTGCCGAGCGCGATCGCGAGCGAGGCGACCACGACCATGCCGGTCAGCGGGGCGACCGCGGCGAGGACGAGGAAGACGATGCCGGCGACGCCGAGCGTGTTCGTGCGCAGGCTCGTTCCGGTGGAGGGTTCGGTCACGTCGGCTCCTTTGCCAGGGGTGGCGGCGCGTCGGGTGCTCCGCTCCCTTCGATTGTGCGCCGGAGCTCTCGGGGCGGCTTGTCGCTGAGCGATCACGGCTGTTGCGTGCGTGCACAGAACCCCGCCCGGTGTCGCAGACGATGGATGATCGGTGCGACGGCGTTCCCTTCGTCCCAGTGGAGTGCCGGGTGGGAGATGCGATGGAGCTCGGACTGCGCGGCCGCACCGCCCCGTCACGGGCGCAGCCGGCGGCATCGGCCGTGCCGTCGCCCGCGCGCGCGGCGTCCGTGGAATTCGCGGCGGACGGCATCCGCGTCAACGCCGTGTGCCCGTCGATCGTGGACACGCCGATGAGTCGGGGCGACCTCGGACTCGACGGGTTCGCGGATGCCGGCTCTTCCCCGCCTGACAGAGCTGTCTCGATCAGACCCGAAAGGACACCCATGGGATACACAGGAGCACAGGTCGACGGCGCGGTCGTCGTGATCACGGGAGGCGGGACGGGCATCGGCGCCGCCGTCGCCGAGCGCTACGCGGCCGAGGGCGCGCACGTCGTCGTCGTGGGCCGCCGGCGCGAGCCGCTCGACGCGGTCGCCGCGCGCACCGGCGCCGCGGTCGTCGTCGCGGATGCGGCGGATGCGGCGTCGGCCCGCGCCGCCGTCCAGGCGACGCTGGACCGCTTCGGACGCATCGACGTGCTCGTGAACAACGCCGGCGGACACGGATTCTCGGCGGTGGGGGAGACGGATGACGCGTCCTGGGCGGCATCCCTCGAGGCCAACCTCGGCACGGCCTTCGTGATGTCGCGCGAGGCGCTGCCGGCGCTCATCGAGTCCACGGGGCAGATCGTCGTCATCTCGTCGCTCGCGGGTCTGTTCGCCGGGCCGTCGGTCGCCGGGTACACCGTCGGCAAGCACGCCCTCATCGGACTCACCAAGACGCTGGCGCGCGATTACGGCCGGCACGGCGTCCGCGTCAACGCCGTGTGCCCGGGGTGGGTGCAGACGCCGATGGCCGACGCCGAGATGGACGAGTTCGCGGCGCACGCGGGGCTGCGGACCAGAGCCGAGGCGTACGGAGCCGTCACCGCCGACGTTCCGCTCGCACGCGCCGCGCAGCCGCGGGAGATCGCGGCCGTCGTGCGGTTCCTCGGATCGGGCGAGTCGTCGTACATGACCGGAGCGGTGCTCGTCGTGGACGGCGGCGCGCACATCGTCGACGTGCCGACACTGGCCTTCGACCACGCCGGAATGTAGCCGCCCGAGAGGTGCCGGATCAGTCGAGGTCGAGCTCGACGCCGTTGCGCAGCGGACGCACGCGCACGGAGGTCAGGTCGGCCACCACGTGCGCGGCGCCCTGCCCCTCGGCCCGCTCGCCGACGCCGATCACCGTCATTCCGGCGGCCAGAGCCGCGGCGATGCCCGTCTCGGAGTCCTCGAACACGATGCAGTCGGCCGGATCCACGCCGAGCAGCTCGGCTGCGCGCAGGAAGCCCTCGGGGTCGGGTTTGCTGCGCGAGACGTCCTCGGCGGTGACGCGGACGATCGGCATGTCGAATCCCGCCGCACCCATACGGGCGGTGGCGAGGGGAACGTCGGCCGACGTGACGAGCGCGTGCGGGGTGTCGCCGAGGGCGTCCAGGAGCTCCGCGGCACCCGGGATCGCGACGACGCCGTCGGTCTGCTCGGCCTCGAGCTTCAGCAGCTCGGCGTTCTCGGCCGCGTTGATCGACGGATCCCGATCGGGCAGCAGGATCGCCATGCTCTCGTGGCCCTGCCGGCCGTGGACGACGTCGAGCACCGCGCCGTCGTCGACACCGTGCGACGCGGCCCACTCCAGCCAGAGCCGTTCGACGACGGCGGTGGAGTCGACGAGCGTGCCGTCCATGTCGAGAAGGACGGCGCGGGCCGTGAGGATGCGGGGCATGCCGTCCATCCTGTCAGTCCGGGCGCAGCGGCCCCGTCAGTGCGTCGCGCGGAACTCGCTCGGCGAGACCCCGAACGCCGATTTGAACGCTCGGCTGAAGTGCGCGGCATCCACGAATCCCCACCGGGCGGCGATCGCGGCGACGGGCCGGTTCGCGAGCACCGGGTCGATGAGGTCGCGACGGCACTGCTCGAGGCGGCGCGTGCGGATCCACGTCGAGACGGTCGTCGCCTGCTCCTGGAAGAGGCCGTGCAGGTGCCGGGTGGAGATGTAGTGGGCGGCGGCGATGGATGCCGGTCCCAGATCGCCCGAGGCGAGGTTGCGGTCGATGTGGCCGCGGATCTGCTGCATGAGCGCGCGGTGGGGGTCGGCGGTCTCGCCGTCGAGCCCGAGCTCCCGGGCGAACAGCGTCGTCACGAGGTCGAGCGCGGTGTGCGCGAGCCGGGCACCGGTGGTGCCCGCGAACTGGTCGAGGTTGAGGGCGAGCTGCGTGAGGTACGGCGTCACGACGGAGCCGAGCCCCTCCGACCCCGAGATGCGCACCGCGGTGAGCTGGCCGACCATGTCGGGCGGCAGTGCGACGAGGTGCC
This genomic window contains:
- a CDS encoding SDR family NAD(P)-dependent oxidoreductase is translated as MGDAMELGLRGRTAPSRAQPAASAVPSPARAASVEFAADGIRVNAVCPSIVDTPMSRGDLGLDGFADAGSSPPDRAVSIRPERTPMGYTGAQVDGAVVVITGGGTGIGAAVAERYAAEGAHVVVVGRRREPLDAVAARTGAAVVVADAADAASARAAVQATLDRFGRIDVLVNNAGGHGFSAVGETDDASWAASLEANLGTAFVMSREALPALIESTGQIVVISSLAGLFAGPSVAGYTVGKHALIGLTKTLARDYGRHGVRVNAVCPGWVQTPMADAEMDEFAAHAGLRTRAEAYGAVTADVPLARAAQPREIAAVVRFLGSGESSYMTGAVLVVDGGAHIVDVPTLAFDHAGM
- a CDS encoding helix-turn-helix domain-containing protein: MSTTLVDDALTTMIAHNISDFRTAVNDSFVPLQVSSDHPDRFRGMIRGAGVDEVHVSDVRATDHVVERTPELIARGDRPHFKVSLMIAGSGLLIQDGREAVLTPGDLAVYDTSRPYTLAFGDDFRTMVVMFPRHLVALPPDMVGQLTAVRISGSEGLGSVVTPYLTQLALNLDQFAGTTGARLAHTALDLVTTLFARELGLDGETADPHRALMQQIRGHIDRNLASGDLGPASIAAAHYISTRHLHGLFQEQATTVSTWIRTRRLEQCRRDLIDPVLANRPVAAIAARWGFVDAAHFSRAFKSAFGVSPSEFRATH
- a CDS encoding HAD-IA family hydrolase, which translates into the protein MPRILTARAVLLDMDGTLVDSTAVVERLWLEWAASHGVDDGAVLDVVHGRQGHESMAILLPDRDPSINAAENAELLKLEAEQTDGVVAIPGAAELLDALGDTPHALVTSADVPLATARMGAAGFDMPIVRVTAEDVSRSKPDPEGFLRAAELLGVDPADCIVFEDSETGIAAALAAGMTVIGVGERAEGQGAAHVVADLTSVRVRPLRNGVELDLD